A window of Rhododendron vialii isolate Sample 1 chromosome 13a, ASM3025357v1 contains these coding sequences:
- the LOC131312449 gene encoding E3 ubiquitin-protein ligase PUB23-like: MEETDVPFHFLCPISIQLMRDPVTVSTGITYERESIERWLFSCKHDTCPVTKQVLTGIDLTPNHTLRRLIQSWCTLNAFEQIPTPKLPLDTTQIVKLIDDAKKSPEMQRRCLQRLRSIAFRSEDCKKYYLESAGAVEFLASIIKRNDSTILEVELDTGLEFKRSCHEALSILSHLETSATALKKLVANNGYDNGDNQFVASLMGVLRCGNHESRSNAIVLMKSISEALDPNQMTSIKSEFFSLVVDVLRDQISEKASKAALKILAEACPWGRNRIKAVEKGAVSVLVELLMETFERRPCELMLVVLDQLCGCAEGRAELLEHGAGLAIVSKKILRVSHGATDRAVKILSSISRVSATSRVLQEMLDVGVVTKLCLVMQVKTSLKTKERAKEILKLHSRVCKKSTCIPPHLLSSYPS; the protein is encoded by the coding sequence ATGGAGGAAACCGACGTCCCTTTTCATTTCCTTTGCCCGATCTCGATCCAGCTCATGCGAGACCCCGTCACGGTCTCCACCGGGATCACctacgagagagagagcatcGAGAGATGGCTGTTCTCGTGCAAGCACGACACTTGTCCCGTGACCAAACAAGTCCTGACCGGCATCGACCTCACCCCCAACCACACCCTCCGGCGCCTGATCCAGTCATGGTGCACCCTCAACGCCTTCGAGCAAATCCCGACTCCGAAGCTGCCGCTCGACACGACCCAGATCGTGAAACTCATCGACGACGCGAAGAAGTCGCCGGAAATGCAGCGGAGGTGCCTCCAGCGGCTCAGGTCGATCGCGTTCCGAAGCGAGGACTGCAAGAAGTACTACTTGGAATCTGCCGGTGCGGTGGAGTTCCTGGCGTCGATCATAAAGAGAAACGACTCGACGATACTGGAGGTGGAACTGGACACCGGTTTGGAGTTCAAGAGGTCGTGCCACGAGGCCCTGTCCATCCTTTCTCACCTTGAAACGTCGGCGACGGCCCTGAAGAAGCTGGTCGCGAACAACGGCTACGATAACGGCGACAACCAATTCGTGGCGTCGTTAATGGGCGTGTTGAGATGCGGGAATCACGAGTCTCGAAGCAACGCGATAGTGCTAATGAAATCCATTTCTGAAGCTTTGGATCCGAACCAAATGACTAGTATCAAATCCGAGTTCTTCAGTTTGGTAGTTGACGTTTTGAGAGACCAGATATCGGAGAAGGCCAGCAAGGCGGCGTTGAAGATTCTCGCGGAGGCGTGTCCGTGGGGAAGGAACCGGATAAAAGCGGTCGAAAAAGGCGCCGTCTCGGTCCTGGTCGAGCTCCTCATGGAAACGTTCGAAAGGAGGCCGTGCGAGCTCATGTTGGTTGTCTTGGATCAGCTCTGCGGCTGCGCGGAGGGTCGGGCCGAGCTGCTGGAGCACGGAGCCGGGCTGGCGATCGTGTCGAAGAAAATACTCAGGGTCTCTCACGGCGCGACAGACAGGGCCGTGAAGATCCTCTCGTCGATATCTAGGGTTTCCGCGACGTCTAGGGTTCTTCAGGAGATGCTGGACGTGGGTGTTGTTACGAAGCTGTGTTTGGTGATGCAAGTGAAGACCAGCCTGAAGACCAAAGAGAGAGCCAAGGAGATCCTGAAATTGCATTCTAGGGTTTGCAAGAAGTCCACTTGTATCCCTCCTCACTTGCTCTCTTCTTATCCGTCTTGA
- the LOC131312448 gene encoding E3 ubiquitin-protein ligase PUB24-like, whose protein sequence is MDDEVEVPQYFICPISLQIMKDPVTTVSGITYDRESIEHWLSTAKDTTCCPVTKQPMPRDSDLTPNHTLRRLIQSWCVLNANKGVDRIPTPKSPMNKSHVVKLVRNLNVPEFHAQALKKMEEIAGESEKSRACMVEAGAVKAMISWITRRFKEGKFESVEECLKILHLIWKPTEDAKEMVKENGDLIDSLLWVLSSEMEEKENNVSAKTHALLVLRTVVEITSSALLERLKLNFFNVIVAVTRENISSQATKAALRVLIQVCPFGRNRLKIVECGAVFELIELELNNPEKSLTELIFCLLAQLCACADGRAQFLKHAGGIAMVAKRILRVSPATDDRAVHVLSSVARFSATNEVVMEMLRVGAVSKICMVLQANSDMGLKRKAREVLRLHSNVWNNDSPCIAVYLLTKDPR, encoded by the coding sequence ATGGATGATGAAGTTGAGGTACCTCAATACTTCATCTGTCCGATTTCTCTCCAAATCATGAAAGACCCCGTCACAACCGTATCGGGCATCACCTACGACCGGGAGAGCATCGAGCACTGGCTATCCACGGCCAAGGACACGACCTGCTGCCCCGTCACCAAACAGCCCATGCCCAGAGACTCCGACTTGACCCCGAACCACACCCTCCGCCGTCTGATTCAGTCGTGGTGCGTCTTGAATGCTAACAAGGGAGTCGATAGAATTCCGACCCCGAAATCCCCTATGAACAAATCCCACGTCGTTAAACTCGTTAGGAACCTCAACGTTCCTGAATTTCACGCACAAGCCCtgaagaaaatggaagagatCGCGGGGGAGAGCGAAAAGAGCAGAGCGTGCATGGTGGAAGCGGGAGCGGTTAAAGCGATGATTTCTTGGATAACAAGGCGTTTCAAGGAGGGAAAATTCGAGAGTGTCGAGGAATGCTTGAAAATACTCCATTTGATTTGGAAGCCGACGGAGGACGCTAAAGAGATGGTGAAAGAAAATGGTGATCTCATTGATTCGTTATTGTGGGTTCTGAGTTCAGAGatggaggaaaaggaaaataacgTAAGCGCGAAAACGCATGCCTTGTTAGTACTTAGAACAGTTGTGGAGATCACGAGTTCAGCTCTTCTGGAGCGACTAAAGCTCAATTTCTTCAACGTAATCGTGGCCGTTACGAGAGAGAATATATCTTCCCAAGCTACAAAAGCCGCATTGCGCGTCCTAATACAAGTTTGTCCGTTCGGGAGAAACCGATTGAAAATTGTCGAATGCGGGGCAGTTTTCGAGCTTATCGAGCTTGAACTCAATAATCCCGAAAAATCGCTCACCGAGCTCATTTTCTGTCTCTTGGCTCAACTATGCGCGTGCGCCGATGGGAGAGCCCAGTTCTTGAAGCACGCTGGCGGCATAGCGATGGTGGCGAAGAGGATCCTGAGGGTTTCTCCGGCGACAGACGACCGGGCGGTTCATGTCTTGAGTTCGGTGGCTAGGTTTTCTGCGACGAACGAAGTGGTGATGGAGATGTTGAGGGTTGGAGCGGTGTCGAAGATTTGCATGGTGCTTCAAGCTAACTCTGACATGGGCTTGAAGAGGAAGGCAAGAGAGGTGCTTAGGTTGCACTCTAACGTTTGGAACAACGACTCGCCTTGTATTGCTGTTTACCTCTTAACCAAAGACCCTAGGTAA